The sequence CCCCTTCCCCTTCCCCTTCCCCTTCCTCTCCCTCGTCCTGTACCACGAGACCTATCATCATCTCTTTCATAATTAAACATACTCATAAGCAAGTTATCAGCCCCTGCTTCATGACTGCCTCTTTGTACCtgaaaaacaatttgaaaaataattgtaTCAAATATTGGAAGAAAACTCAGAGCCCAAAATGAAAATACTACACTGAAAATCTATTACTTAACAACAGAAATAAGACTAAATTATAGAAAGATGCTGACATGAGAATCTTCTAAATCAAATTGGTTTTGAAGCTGCCATGCAAGATCCTCATCACGACTAATGTTTGGAAACCCATCTCTTGTTACAGGCTTTGTCTCTCCTCTTCCCTTTTCCCATTCATCTAGAGTGTAAACAACTGGCTCTTCTTCTTGTTTCCCCTTTCCCCTATGTTTTCTACCTTTATATTGTCGCCCATCCTGGTTTTGGTTGCTCATTTTCTGGCGGAGTTTCTGTGCAGCTGCTTGATTTTGAACAGGGATATATTCCACAACTGTTATAAGACACAAATATTTACATTAGTAtgacatacaaaattttaaatgcaCAAAATGGTCCATTTTCTTCCCATTAGGTAGACGATGTGTctatttgctttctttatgATAAGTTCAATTGAGATTTCAAGACACTATCTCAGTTTTCAGTTCTATTTTATTCTGTTGTTCAGGTAATGAGtccataatatatttttttgataagtaatgagTCCGTAATATATGATGACCACACAGTAAATGTAGACCATGAGGATCAGAAATTTGGTTTCCTCTCCTGCCATATTATTATCAATTTGTAAAACATGACCCTTCCAAACCCAATGacccttttcatcttctcatttaTAATAAACAGAATGCATAATGAAACTGCAATCCAAGAGTCCTAAAAAATTGAAGTTACACCTTCTTTGGCTCTTATTTCAGAGCTGCTTGGATTTTCTTCAGCTCTCTCTGTAATGGAAGCCGCATTTGGATTATTATCTGCACTGGTTGCTTTATCAAGGTTTCGCTGCTTTCCAGTTGGCCTAATATTAGTATTTCCAACACCATTAGGCCCAAAGCTTTTGGAAGTAGACTCAGTGTATTCTGCAAAGCAGAATTTTTTCACCATGAGTTCATATGCAATATGTCTAGCAACTAAAAACAAATTGTAAAGTGTAAACATGGTTTTCAATAATCCATCTAAAGAGTGTATCATTACAACATCAATAATCAAACCAATGTTATACCATACCAGTGGTCGTTTCAGCACTACCTCTCTCTGTAATTGAAGCTGCATTTGGATTATTATATACACTAGTTGCTTTATCAAGGTTTTGCTGCCTTCCAGTTGGCCTAATATTAGAATTTCTAGCACCATTAGGCCCAAAGCTTTTGGAAGTAGACCCAGTGTATTCTGCAAAGCATAATTTTTTCACCATGAGTTCACATGCAATATGTCTAGCAACTAAAAACAAATTGTAAAGTGAAAACATGGTTTTCAATAATCCATCTAAAGAGTAAATCATTACAACATCAATAATCTAAACCAGTGGTCGTTTCAGCACTACCTCTCTCTGTAATTGAAGCTGCATTTGGATTATTAACTGCACTGGTTGCTTTATCAAGGTTTTGCTGCCTTCCTGTTGGCCTAATATTAGTATTTCTAGCACCATTAGGCCCAAAGCTTTTGGAAGTAGACTCAGCGTATTCTGCAAAGCATAATTTTTTCACCATGTGTTCATATGCAATATGTCTAGCAACTAAAAACAAATTGTAAAGCGCAAACATGGTTTTCCATAATCTATCTAAATAGTAAATCATTACAACAATAATAATCCCAATGTTATACCATACCTGTGGTTGTTTCAGcattacctctctctctctctctctctctctctatatatatatatatatatatatttttaagaatactaGCCCATGACTCCAGCCAAATTCACACCTAAGATAAAAAACGCAATTAACACTTAAAGTCATGTGAAGGAGAAGGGAAGAAGAATCAATTTGATttgactattaaaaaaaatttaattaattttccactCTGTCAGACCTTCAAAGACAATAGCCAATTCCATCTGCCCACACACAAAACTTGGAAATAGATTAccagttttcaatttctctcttcCACTTCCCGTAAACCATGTGACTCGaaatcaatctctctctctctctctcacctacCTATGGTCTCTCCCCTCTGAACTCACCTCCAGGGGCACAAGAAGCAGAGAAACTGAAGAGAaagcaattgaaaaaaaaaaaaaaaaaaaaaaaaaaaactgaagaaaatgaagaagaatggTGTTGCTGATCCAGCGAGCTCAAGTTCGATGGTGCTCGCTGTAATCTTTtaagaaatttcaaacaaataTTGTACCGGTCAAGATAACTATAATGTGTGAAACACCCCAGAATTAAAACCAATACATTTCCAGTGGTAGATCACACCAGTTCAGGTATGgcataaaatttataactttGGTAAGATCTCCTCCCATTGAATCCACCGATTTCCTCCAATTTTTATTGACTAGTTGAAGGCCCATGCAATGCATTGCACGGTTtcaatcataaaattataaaatccaatttttataaCTTTGATCTAACCTGGAGGACATGTTTAACATACCTTTACAGTATGTTCGTTTTAAAATCCATAAAATACTCTTTCTTTAGCTTCAACTTCATTTACGTATTTTCATGGAGAACTTTCTTGTTTCAAATTAACATTTTGTCAAGTACACAAGTATAAGCATAATTGATACAACCAACACAAAAGAATGGAGCTAAGGCTTACTTCAGTAGAGTTTGTTGCATATTTGGTTGCAGCATTACACAAATCAGCCTAACAAAATAACACAAGCCACAAAACATAATAGCACTAGAATTTCATCATACCTCAAGTAATTTTCTTGATTGATTGATGCAATAGACTATTCTTAAAATGTGACGCATTATATTTTCTAGCTAATAACAGAACTTGTGTGCAAATACAAGTTTTGAGCAGATACTTTTCTTGCATACATACTTAAATTTTACCAAACCcttagcaaaaaataataataaataaataaataattaatttaatttaacaaaCCATAATGGTAAAAGAAATAACTGTGGTGGGGTGGTTCGACTCTACAGTGACTCTATAATGCCAAAAACGAATAACACTTAAATCTGGGACAACCCTTCAAAATACTGGAACAATTCCTTAAAAGTCCAAATTCAAAACTAACTAATAGGTTTTTTCTTACTAGAACTAGGagataagtaaataaaaaaatctactaTAAAAATGCTTTGGACACTGACCAGAAGATTTTCCTTGCTGAGCAAATCGATGTGAGGGTGCCCCAATTTGCAACTTCTCAAATGGAGGAGGACCTCCTGTACCACTCTCCTGTGATAGCCTCAATGATGAGCGGGAAAGACCTGAATATTTTTGGCTCATCTTCCATTCTTCATAGAGTGGTTGAACAAGTCCTCCTAATAGAGTTAACACTTTAGGATTCAAGCATACTATACCATTACGTACTACAGCTTTATTTTCCAAACGGACCTGCCaaataaattgcaaaagaaGAGTTAAAACTTGAAATACAATGACCAATTGAAAAAATGTTTCTTGAGTACATATGAATTACTCAATAAAAAAACAGAGATGCTTAACTGTCAAATTAAAATTGGGAACATCAATTGAGACATGTAAGGCCTTAACAAGTAAGGAAATGCTACCTATTCAACAACTTGAACAAGTAATGTCATCAGTGTCTCAACCAATAAGATTAAAACCTCGATCTCACCTTTTTCTCTTGCAAGCAAACAAATCATGTCTATACCATGGCATGATACATGAATCTCTCTCTGCCAAGAATTTCTCAACACCATAATTAAATCCAATCCAGcagcaaataaacaaaaacaaacattaaaataaGACTCAATTCAACTTTCAACAGACTAAGCAAGGCCCTAAAGAGAGCTCTCCATCAGCCGCAACATCCCAAATTAGTGCTTGAACACTAGAACTAGCTTTCCATTGCCTATTATAAGTCTTTAAAGGGAGGTTCCAGTTACATTCCCCATCAACTAGCTCTAGTTAAGGTTAGAGTGCCTGTCAAAATCTTATTCAGCCAAATAATCCAAAATCCATGATCACTACTACATCCATCCACCATTTCTTATCACCATTagaaatatattacaaatgTACATGCACAACTTGTACTATTTTACTTCAGTACTTGTCTGGCACAATGTTATgtccccaccccccccccccccccctcctcctcctcctcctccctgATGGGCTCATTGTAAAACAACATGTAAACATGTAGTGCTTAAGGCTTTCCATTGTGAATCTAAGCAATCAGACTGAATCACATTAATTCATTCGTGCTTCCACTTTCTCTATTTCCCTCTCCTCTATCACTCTAATTCCCAACATCAATTCTAGCAATATATAAGGCCCTCTACTTTATCATAAAATCTAATATCATCGAGTCATTCCATAATTGTCACTTGCATCATCTTCCATAATCACTAATAAACTATGAATTACAACAAGGAATTACTAGTGGACTAGCAGCTAACCAATGAACACAATTCGGGACAAAACTTGCAAGTTTAGTGCCAactaaatttcataattttagtAGATGTCAGATATATCAATACAGGCTCAATGCAGATGCACACAACTTGTGCTATTGTACTGCAGTACTTGTCCAGCATCCTAACGTGTACTACAGCTTAAGGTCCCCCAACGGGCccattgtaacttgtaagtcaTCAGGCCGAGCCACATGAACATTAATTCATGTGTACACTTCCACTCTCTCTATTTTCCTCTGTTCTCTCCCTCTCATTCCCAACATCAGGCTTAGCAATATATAAGGCCCTCTACTTCTTCATTATTCCATAATTGTCACTTGCATCAATATAAATCTCGCCACAATAATGGGTTGGAAAAGATAGCTCCAAACCAGCTTGGAGCCAAACTTTATCCTTACAACAATGAAATTTACTAGTGGTCTAGCAGATAGCCAAATGAACACAATTAGGTgccaataaaatttaataatttaagtaAAGAATAAAACTGAGAGATTACCTTAGTGCCAGGAACAACGTCGTCGGGGATCGAAGGGATATGAGAGAACTCTATAGCAGTTATCTCAGCGTGTCCATCTGTGAGCCCTAGCCTTAGAAGCCGCTTACTATTTGAACTATGCGAAAATTCCTCAATTGTGCTTTTCGCTATGTCTCTCACTGAAGATATCTGctcaaatttcaacaaaatcaaagcaTCAGATTCAGAAATCAATTAACCAAGGTCCTGTTTGGTTTCCGAGAAAACGaggctaaaaaagaaaaataaatagtaaaaaagaaaagaaaagcgaGTTGCCTGAAGGACTTTGGGACCGAGAATATGAGATGGCTTGCGAGGGAGAGTCGGGTCAGGTAGGGACTTGGCTCCGAAGGATTTGAGATCCATGTTGGTGAGCTCGGACTCGACTGAATCCACAACCGTAGACATGTCGTCGGCCAAGGCGGAGTGGATCATGATTATGGCTTTCAATTGGTCGATGTCGCCGAGACACCATCCTCTACTTCTTAGCGTTTCTAATATGATCGAATCCGaatcggtggtggtggtggcggagGTGGAGGCGGCGGCCGTGGTGGTGTTCTCTtccatttttgttcttttagcGTCTGTGCGCTGCGATCCTGGGAATTTGAATCGGAATGTGAAAAGCAGAAAAGGAAAATTCCGTTTGCGAGAAAAAAGTTGTTGTTGGGCTGGGCCGAAGAGAGGTTGATATAGTTTGGGTTTCGAAAAAGGCCCAGATCTGGTTGCTTCATGCAATAGTGCATTAACGAGTGGaatttgaaagttaaaaattcttttatttcgCAGTAGCATGAAATATAATTGTTTTCCgctaatttttttagaaaataactctATCTCATGTGAACCTAAATAATACAAACTAGTCGCAAATCCGTGCTACGCACGAGAACTTACGATTTTGTGTGGTAGACTCATCTAACtttaatttgtgttacaatttaatgaaaaagttattgTTTAAACGTGTAATGACttacaaaaaataactcaaaaattcaaatattaaaacttctgaaaTGACATCttagaaattatttaaacaaaacaaaatatatatgattacacgataaagaaatataagagaaagaatggttcaatttaaaagaataatccatgacTATAacagtagtggtacactcatgctTGTGCCAACCGCTTATAAGACATGAGTGGGGCACTTCTCTTGTTGATGTGGGATTGCATTCAAAGTCTTCCCATGTCACATGTAGAACAAAACCGTGCGGAtttggctccccaaagcggacaaacagCTTGTGCAGGAAATTACCCCACAGTAACTATTGAAATCTACTAGATAGTTTTTGATATTGCAAAAAAAcgaatctaaaaaaatatagattttcaaaaattccaaaaggtataaattttttataaaaaaatcaaaagattcaaagctTACAAATTatcgacaaaaaaaaaagtatgtatgtGACTACATAATAggaaaatataagagaaagatgtgttatcctcaaaagaataattcatgGCTATAGTTATTGAAATTTGTCAAATAATTTtagatattacaaaaaaataactaaaaaaatctagatgttaaaacttttgaaaggcCAAAGAATCATAAGATTCACTTCTTATagattattgaaataaaataatatatatatatatatatatatatgactacgTAATAGATAAAcataagagaaaaattgattgttGGAATCTACcaaacatgttcaaatattgcaaaaactaaagCAAAATTCAGATTCTACAACTTCTAAAatgccacacacacacacacacacacaattaaaGAATTAGAAGATTTAGAGCGTAGAAGTTATtcaaacaattcaaaaatatatatatgactattcaaaagCAAAATACATGTTCCTATTAAAAGCAATAAGTTTTGatgggtctaaactttaaataatgaaaaaaaaaatggaatcaTTAAACAATTATAGGTATAGGGTTTGGTGATTCATagttgtataaaataaaataaaatatttttctcacctGTTAGTTTGTGCTCCTAGCAAAcctacaaaaacaaaagaaagggaaaaaaaatccatggaaaaccattaacaaaaatttttaatggATCTGAACTTTaaacaatgaacaaaaaataatcataaacaatCATAGGTACAGGATCTATGGTTAATCGTTATATGTTTATAAAGCAAAAGAATTAGAAAAcccagattaaaaaaataaaatgggacGTACGAAGATCAATGGTTGTAAAACCAAGAGAGTCAATTTCGTACGAAAGCCGTTTCGGTTTGGCAAAAAAAGGGTATGTTTCGGTATCGGTTAATACCGATGTACCATTTTGGGTTTATcgctattttattattatattaataaatattttatataatctattaaagatattgaaaattgtaattaagtccatcccaaatttatttttgatgagaAGTCCATCCCAAATTAATATGTTCAGTTCCAACCAAGTGTTAaaactcaatataaatatatattaactactaatttgagaatgaaaaaaaaattaaatcaaaacttATAATTAGTAACTTAATATTTACCCCCTGGAAGGTTGAGAAACCACATAAATTCATTGATTTGTCCACAACTTTTTAGTGGGTAGACCGTATACTTTCACTTACTTTTTGAATCATGGGGGTACAACTAGGCAATGAAATAAAAGAGTAGGgtaaaaaagagaaagcaaaagatAGAAAGGGAagctaaaagaaagaaatgatgaAGAGTGAAGACACTATTACAAGGAGTTGTTGACGCCGATgaaaaggagaggaaaaaaattgaaaaataacgCAGCGACTAAGAAGAAATTGAAGGCGCTTGCGACTGGGTTTGAAGAGCATTTCTTATACCAGTGGAAAGCACAAATACCATTTGAAATGATCAGTACAGACGGAACAATCCGGTATCAACCGAAACATTCGGTATTTAAACCGGTACATTTTAAGACGTTTTCAGTACTGGTTTGGTAACCGGTATGAATTTTTTtggccgtaccggccggtacagtACGATTTTCACTTCCTTGATTGGAACACTAGCTACATCATATtgtacttaataaaaaaaagaaatagtaaaatccAAATGAAATAGTATTGTTAAGATTTGTCTAAAACTCATGTACATAGTATTCTAGATattcaagaagagaaaattctaaaaagaaaatcaagttgttaaaaaaatagcataattcaaaatctaaaattaaaaacccaattAGTTTTTCTATCCACACAACAATTAGCATAAAGCTAATTACTAatggaatttaaaaataatttagttctttgaattttctcactcCTAAAATACCAAATAATTTCTCATAAGCTAAACAATTCCCAAGTTATTCGTCAACCAAACAGGCCAACTAAGGtctcaaacacaaaaattctaGCCATAACACAACAGTTTACTTAAGCTGATGTACTTTGAAGAATTAgagtttcttttaaaaaattaagataaagaaaaatttaaactGATACATCCCAAGTTCCATACACAAAAGAATTTAAGATTCAAGCTctactctcttttctcttccattttccCACAATTTCTAGGACACCAAACAatcaaattaaacaataaacaacaaattaTCAATATAAGTAAATGAAAATCTAATATAGCTGTGTGTATTGAACCATAAAAAGCAAATTATCAAGCACCACCCAAGAAAAGCAACAAATTTATTCCTCTTTGCTTCAAAAGGTTCTAAGAAAAGAATGGTTACCAATTGATTAGTATGACCTTCAATAGATTAAAAATCCTCCAATGATTGTGAGTCTTGATCATTGACATCAGTCGAGGAATTGACAAAtgaaacaaagataaaaatgaaatttagttCAGCATATAAGACGACTGAAAAAAGAGAACTGATAAAgcaaaaaatgtattgaccccttgcaaattaattaattacccaagttaattaattaaatcaatttaacatgcaaagcatggtagcacaaacaaatcaccaaataactaaatgcagtagaaattaaatttgacacgggtgatttatttacgaatggggaaaactactgaggcaaaaccccaccgggtgagtttaaggtcaccactcccaataatccactaatcaataatcaagcgattacaagtaaaatgaatCTTACTAACTACTCTTGGCTTATCCCAAattaccaacttacagttgaattTTCActccaatactcaattggacttgatcttgtagcgGCA is a genomic window of Quercus lobata isolate SW786 chromosome 2, ValleyOak3.0 Primary Assembly, whole genome shotgun sequence containing:
- the LOC115976986 gene encoding tudor domain-containing protein 3 isoform X1, translated to MEENTTTAAASTSATTTTDSDSIILETLRSRGWCLGDIDQLKAIIMIHSALADDMSTVVDSVESELTNMDLKSFGAKSLPDPTLPRKPSHILGPKVLQISSVRDIAKSTIEEFSHSSNSKRLLRLGLTDGHAEITAIEFSHIPSIPDDVVPGTKVRLENKAVVRNGIVCLNPKVLTLLGGLVQPLYEEWKMSQKYSGLSRSSLRLSQESGTGGPPPFEKLQIGAPSHRFAQQGKSSEYAESTSKSFGPNGARNTNIRPTGRQQNLDKATSAVNNPNAASITEREYTGSTSKSFGPNGARNSNIRPTGRQQNLDKATSVYNNPNAASITERGSAETTTEYTESTSKSFGPNGVGNTNIRPTGKQRNLDKATSADNNPNAASITERAEENPSSSEIRAKEVVEYIPVQNQAAAQKLRQKMSNQNQDGRQYKGRKHRGKGKQEEEPVVYTLDEWEKGRGETKPVTRDGFPNISRDEDLAWQLQNQFDLEDSHVQRGSHEAGADNLLMSMFNYERDDDRSRGTGRGRGRGRGRGRGRRFG
- the LOC115976986 gene encoding tudor domain-containing protein 3 isoform X3 — its product is MEENTTTAAASTSATTTTDSDSIILETLRSRGWCLGDIDQLKAIIMIHSALADDMSTVVDSVESELTNMDLKSFGAKSLPDPTLPRKPSHILGPKVLQISSVRDIAKSTIEEFSHSSNSKRLLRLGLTDGHAEITAIEFSHIPSIPDDVVPGTKVRLENKAVVRNGIVCLNPKVLTLLGGLVQPLYEEWKMSQKYSGLSRSSLRLSQESGTGGPPPFEKLQIGAPSHRFAQQGKSSEYAESTSKSFGPNGARNTNIRPTGRQQNLDKATSAVNNPNAASITERGSAETTTEYTESTSKSFGPNGVGNTNIRPTGKQRNLDKATSADNNPNAASITERAEENPSSSEIRAKEVVEYIPVQNQAAAQKLRQKMSNQNQDGRQYKGRKHRGKGKQEEEPVVYTLDEWEKGRGETKPVTRDGFPNISRDEDLAWQLQNQFDLEDSHVQRGSHEAGADNLLMSMFNYERDDDRSRGTGRGRGRGRGRGRGRRFG
- the LOC115976986 gene encoding tudor domain-containing protein 3 isoform X2 → MEENTTTAAASTSATTTTDSDSIILETLRSRGWCLGDIDQLKAIIMIHSALADDMSTVVDSVESELTNMDLKSFGAKSLPDPTLPRKPSHILGPKVLQISSVRDIAKSTIEEFSHSSNSKRLLRLGLTDGHAEITAIEFSHIPSIPDDVVPGTKVRLENKAVVRNGIVCLNPKVLTLLGGLVQPLYEEWKMSQKYSGLSRSSLRLSQESGTGGPPPFEKLQIGAPSHRFAQQGKSSEYAESTSKSFGPNGARNTNIRPTGRQQNLDKATSAVNNPNAASITEREYTGSTSKSFGPNGARNSNIRPTGRQQNLDKATSVYNNPNAASITEREYTESTSKSFGPNGVGNTNIRPTGKQRNLDKATSADNNPNAASITERAEENPSSSEIRAKEVVEYIPVQNQAAAQKLRQKMSNQNQDGRQYKGRKHRGKGKQEEEPVVYTLDEWEKGRGETKPVTRDGFPNISRDEDLAWQLQNQFDLEDSHVQRGSHEAGADNLLMSMFNYERDDDRSRGTGRGRGRGRGRGRGRRFG